The Octopus sinensis unplaced genomic scaffold, ASM634580v1 Contig13050, whole genome shotgun sequence genome window below encodes:
- the LOC115229552 gene encoding Na(+)/H(+) exchange regulatory cofactor NHE-RF3-like, producing MSTVLITVKCSSSGFGFGVDTVSKSKKHFVSEIFPNSPASFTNLEINDIILEINNKNVQNKSHNYLAKQIKKSTGEILLLVKRFEVVEIEETKLSTNRAESISLPIDTKNYSPRICQIAIWNGEDLGIQIIKKDPENGFFIVNVDENSPADVAGIRNNDIILEIDSISVKNMNFEDVLQAIKINWGTVSILVADENTFKHFRNSGAEISSSMKNIKILKNYKQWSYKNWLFTIDSNSLHSRLVRTKPGFNITSL from the coding sequence ATGTCGACTGTTCTAATTACAGTGAAATGCAGCAGTTCAGGATTTGGTTTTGGTGTTGATACGGtttcaaaatcaaaaaaacatTTTGTCTCTGAAATTTTTCCAAATTCACCTGCGTCATTCACAAACTTAGAAATCAACGATATAatattagaaattaataataaaaatgttcaaaACAAATCACATAATTATCtcgcaaaacaaattaaaaaatccaCCGGAGAAATTCTATTGCTAGTAAAAAGATTTGAAGTTGTAGAAATCGAAGAAACGAAACTTTCAACAAACAGAGCAGAAAGTATATCACTTCCTATAGATACGAAAAATTATTCACCTAGAATATGCCAGATTGCAATATGGAACGGGGAAGATCTGGGAATTCAAATAATCAAGAAAGATCCTGAAAACGGTTTCTTTATTGTCAATGTGGATGAAAATTCACCAGCGGATGTTGCAGGAATTAGAAACAATGATATTATATTGGAAATCGACTCTATCTCAGTAAAGAATATGAATTTTGAAGATGTTTTGCAAGCAATAAAAATTAATTGGGGAACAGTCAGTATTTTAGTTGCGGATGAAAATACTTTCAAACATTTCAGAAATTCTGGTGCTGAGATTTCTAGttcaatgaaaaatatcaaaattttaaaaaactacaaACAGTGGAGTTATAAAAACTGGCTTTTCACAATTGATAGCAATTCACTTCATTCTCGACTAGTCCGCACAAAGCCGGGATTTAACATAACCTCTCTTTAA